A genomic window from Salirhabdus salicampi includes:
- the ntdP gene encoding nucleoside tri-diphosphate phosphatase — protein sequence MNIPVPGDKIEIQSYKHNGQLHRVWESTTVLKATRNVLIGGNDRTTVTESDGRTWITREPAICYFHAKYWFNVIGMIRLDGIYYYCNVGSPFVYDEEALKYIDYDLDVKVYPDMTHTLLDEDEYEQHKKEMNYPTVLDQILKNNVETLQRWIRQRKGPFAPEFIDQWYERYLTYLR from the coding sequence ATGAACATCCCAGTACCTGGAGATAAAATTGAAATACAAAGTTATAAACATAACGGACAGCTCCATAGGGTATGGGAGAGTACAACGGTGCTAAAGGCAACTCGAAATGTGCTAATTGGTGGCAATGACCGAACTACGGTTACGGAGAGTGATGGCCGGACTTGGATAACGAGAGAGCCTGCGATCTGTTATTTCCATGCGAAGTATTGGTTTAATGTCATTGGAATGATACGGTTGGATGGCATTTATTACTACTGCAATGTCGGTTCTCCGTTTGTTTATGATGAAGAAGCGTTAAAATACATTGATTATGATTTAGATGTGAAAGTGTATCCAGATATGACCCATACGTTGTTAGATGAAGATGAATATGAACAACATAAGAAGGAAATGAATTATCCAACGGTATTGGATCAAATTTTAAAAAATAATGTAGAAACGTTACAGCGGTGGATTCGGCAAAGAAAAGGGCCGTTTGCGCCGGAATTTATTGATCAATGGTATGAACGCTATTTAACGTACTTAAGATAA
- a CDS encoding ABC transporter ATP-binding protein — protein sequence MGSINRYMTFVKPYKWKIFLTIGIGIIKFGIPLLMPLILKYVVDDIIIAEDISQSEKIKKLLYVMGITFGVFLILRPIVEYWRQYLAQWTGSKILYDIRDRLFDHIQRLSLQFYSRTKTGEIIARVIHDVEQTKTFVITGLMNIWLDMITIIIALGIMFYMDVWLTLIAIMLFPLYGFAVKYFYSRLRKLTRERSQALAEMQGHLHERVQGMSIIRSFALEDYEQEQFDRQNHKYLSKALTHTSWNARTYTVTHTITDLAPLFVIAFAGYQVILGGLTIGTMIAFVGFMDRVYNPLRRLINSSTLLTQSIASMDRVFEFFDEQYDIQDKQNAKKIENVKGEVAFRNVSFQYSDEESYVLKDINLSINQGETVAFVGMSGGGKSTLISLIPRFYDPTEGAIVVDHQDIRDIQARSLRDHIGMVLQDNILFSDSVAMNIKMGNPNATDEEVVAAAKAANAHEFIENLPNGYNTLVGERGVKLSGGQRQRVAIARVFLKNPPILIFDEATSALDLESEHYIQEALEKLAAHRTTFIVAHRLATITHADRIVLIEDGEIKEMGTHDELMRKEGNYYKLFQVQQLDKEASKPINIS from the coding sequence ATGGGAAGTATCAATAGATATATGACCTTTGTTAAGCCTTACAAATGGAAAATTTTCTTAACAATAGGGATTGGCATTATTAAGTTCGGAATCCCGCTATTAATGCCACTTATTTTAAAATACGTTGTTGATGATATTATCATCGCTGAGGATATTTCCCAAAGTGAAAAAATTAAAAAGTTATTATACGTTATGGGAATTACCTTTGGGGTCTTTTTAATTTTGCGACCTATTGTCGAGTACTGGCGTCAATATTTAGCCCAATGGACCGGGAGTAAAATTTTATATGATATACGGGATCGATTGTTCGATCATATTCAACGTCTCAGTTTACAATTTTATTCGCGAACGAAAACCGGGGAGATCATTGCTCGAGTGATTCACGATGTTGAGCAAACGAAAACCTTTGTCATTACAGGGTTAATGAACATATGGCTTGATATGATTACGATTATCATTGCATTAGGTATCATGTTTTATATGGATGTATGGCTTACGTTAATTGCAATTATGTTATTCCCGTTATATGGGTTTGCAGTGAAATATTTTTATTCCCGTTTGCGTAAATTAACACGTGAGCGTTCTCAAGCACTTGCCGAAATGCAAGGTCATCTCCATGAGCGCGTACAAGGTATGTCTATCATAAGGAGTTTTGCATTAGAAGACTATGAACAAGAGCAGTTTGACCGCCAAAATCATAAGTACCTATCAAAAGCATTGACCCATACGTCCTGGAATGCAAGAACTTATACGGTGACACATACAATTACCGATTTAGCGCCGTTATTCGTCATTGCCTTTGCTGGTTACCAAGTGATCTTAGGTGGTTTAACGATTGGTACAATGATCGCCTTTGTTGGCTTTATGGACCGGGTTTATAACCCGTTACGCCGACTCATAAACTCTTCAACTCTATTAACACAGTCTATTGCTTCCATGGACCGTGTGTTTGAATTTTTTGATGAGCAATATGATATTCAAGATAAACAGAATGCCAAGAAGATTGAAAACGTAAAAGGCGAAGTTGCATTTCGTAATGTATCATTTCAATATTCTGACGAAGAGTCTTATGTGTTAAAGGATATTAACTTATCCATTAATCAAGGAGAAACAGTTGCCTTTGTTGGGATGAGTGGTGGAGGGAAATCAACGTTAATTAGTTTAATTCCACGCTTTTACGATCCGACCGAAGGTGCTATAGTAGTAGATCATCAAGATATACGAGATATTCAGGCACGTTCTCTCAGAGACCATATTGGTATGGTTTTACAAGATAATATATTATTTAGTGATTCCGTAGCGATGAACATTAAAATGGGTAATCCGAACGCAACTGATGAAGAAGTAGTCGCAGCAGCGAAAGCGGCTAACGCCCATGAATTTATCGAAAATCTACCAAATGGATATAATACGTTAGTAGGGGAGCGGGGAGTAAAGCTTTCAGGTGGTCAACGTCAACGCGTGGCGATTGCTAGAGTGTTTTTGAAAAACCCGCCAATTCTCATTTTTGATGAAGCAACATCTGCTCTTGATTTAGAAAGTGAACATTACATTCAAGAAGCGTTAGAAAAATTAGCTGCCCATCGAACGACGTTTATTGTCGCTCATCGTCTTGCAACGATTACCCATGCGGATCGGATTGTATTAATAGAAGACGGTGAAATTAAGGAAATGGGTACACATGATGAGTTAATGAGAAAAGAAGGGAACTATTATAAATTGTTCCAAGTACAACAGCTTGATAAGGAAGCCTCAAAGCCGATAAATATTTCATAA
- a CDS encoding FUSC family protein translates to MKFGARVLKTGLAAAIAMYIALSFDFTSAFFAGIAAVFSIQPSIYRSYQNIIEQIQANIIGVISAVVVVMFIGNDPLIVGFTIIIVITVCMSLKIKEETILLAIVAVIAIMESTDIPFIQFAGIRFSSIMIGILSAFIVNLVFLPPKYETKLFHQLEKTSNDLLKWIRVTSRHLSDQPSLKEEIKWFIQEITKLDHMYLLYSEERTYTKKKRYEKARKLVLFRHFIHTTKKSLEVLRTLQRLDKDLAHIPIDIQNQLITEIDKVAHNHEKLLLMCMGHIKEQTPLSVDATPNVPQLVEELMNVEENESIQRFHFLPLASSLIDYHLQLEHLAKLLTSYRQYHKNEDIKTNPHE, encoded by the coding sequence ATGAAGTTTGGAGCAAGAGTGTTGAAAACAGGTTTAGCCGCAGCCATCGCCATGTATATCGCATTAAGCTTTGATTTTACTTCTGCATTTTTCGCTGGGATTGCAGCCGTATTTTCGATTCAGCCTTCTATTTATCGTTCTTATCAAAACATTATTGAACAAATTCAAGCGAATATTATAGGAGTGATTAGTGCGGTCGTTGTTGTTATGTTTATCGGAAACGATCCACTTATCGTTGGGTTTACCATTATTATCGTTATAACGGTTTGTATGAGCCTGAAAATAAAAGAAGAAACGATATTACTGGCAATTGTAGCGGTTATTGCCATTATGGAATCGACAGATATTCCATTCATTCAATTTGCTGGTATTCGCTTTTCTTCAATCATGATTGGTATTTTATCCGCTTTTATTGTGAACCTCGTCTTTTTGCCACCTAAGTATGAGACGAAGCTTTTTCACCAGCTAGAAAAGACGTCGAACGACTTATTAAAGTGGATTCGGGTGACAAGCCGACATTTATCTGACCAACCCTCTTTAAAGGAAGAAATAAAGTGGTTTATCCAAGAAATAACGAAGCTTGATCATATGTATTTACTCTATAGTGAAGAACGAACCTATACGAAGAAAAAACGGTATGAAAAGGCACGGAAACTAGTTTTATTCCGTCATTTCATTCATACAACAAAGAAATCGTTAGAAGTATTACGTACTTTACAACGACTCGATAAAGACCTTGCACATATTCCAATTGATATACAAAATCAATTAATCACAGAAATTGATAAAGTTGCCCACAATCATGAAAAATTGCTCTTAATGTGTATGGGGCATATAAAGGAACAAACACCTCTTTCGGTTGATGCTACGCCTAATGTTCCACAGCTTGTCGAAGAACTAATGAACGTCGAAGAAAACGAGTCAATTCAAAGGTTTCATTTTCTACCACTTGCGTCGAGTTTAATTGATTATCATTTACAACTTGAGCATTTAGCAAAGCTGTTAACGAGCTATCGTCAATATCATAAGAACGAAGATATTAAAACAAATCCACATGAGTAA
- a CDS encoding phosphatase PAP2 family protein: MNDYLFHLIHQLAGQSIWLDQIMILFSKWGFIAMIIFTIGLTVTRKWRKVGVIGIVALGVSLVVNRVLKIVFNQPRPFMEHDIEILIARSPSPSFPSDQAVICGVIVALCFMLGRKTGTIAFVIGSLIAISRVFVGHHYPFDIVVGFILGSFFTLVIRQGMEHKMDKTMNF; the protein is encoded by the coding sequence ATGAACGATTATTTATTTCATCTCATCCATCAACTAGCAGGACAATCTATATGGCTTGATCAAATTATGATACTATTCTCTAAATGGGGATTTATCGCCATGATCATCTTCACAATCGGATTAACGGTCACTCGTAAATGGAGAAAGGTTGGGGTTATCGGCATTGTCGCTTTAGGTGTATCCCTCGTCGTAAACCGGGTGTTAAAGATCGTATTTAACCAACCGCGACCATTTATGGAGCATGATATCGAGATTTTAATTGCAAGAAGTCCCTCTCCATCTTTCCCGAGTGATCAAGCGGTTATTTGCGGAGTGATTGTTGCCCTATGTTTTATGCTTGGTCGAAAAACAGGTACGATTGCCTTTGTAATTGGTAGTTTAATTGCCATATCTCGTGTGTTTGTCGGTCACCATTACCCCTTCGACATCGTCGTCGGGTTTATACTTGGTTCCTTTTTCACCTTGGTTATTAGGCAGGGAATGGAGCATAAAATGGATAAGACGATGAATTTTTAA
- a CDS encoding glutamate synthase-related protein, with protein MNEKWKPSLFRDYHKHEHDACGIVSSIQKENRPTNDNIQRVIDALVTMNHRAGFVNEEGDGVGIHIDIPRKLWEMKLNLANQNRALAYDPQFAVGHIMINHTHDSANIQSTIRNTIQDQQLSIIYETNEVTNSEALGPIAKKEEPIFWQFALLPEQPMENLEQVLFNLTIEIEKNENVHVASLSSHHVVYKMMGAADQLQEYYVDLKSPNMASSMTLGHNRYSTNTKTNFFRVQPFSVLGHNGEINTIAKLRDEAEMVGVPLTNGGSDSQDVNRTLDTFINKHNLSLFEALDIMFPPIVNEINRYPEHLQDMYTYIREAWGHFAQGPAGIISRYRDEAAFSLDSLGLRPLWQLETEDAYLFSSEPGIMPNEQYVNEPKPLSPGEKVGVKYDEDGLLQLFDHFQYQETVFNRLKKRLSFEEFNTRLQPQKLAESNPHPTIQNVHNGWYSANGWDREQVQLLEQMAEKGAEPIRSLGHDVPLAALQNGRKNIADYLKESVAVVTNPAIDRDREAEHFSTRTVLGKRPSLFGHDEAPLTLELSSPILVEGIRALSVRKAEQQPSYEQVLDYFRNEDKLVELSMTCKDDESVDQALNRIAISAEEAVAEGKELVVLDDRLAHQEGHLWLDPHLVVSKLDQHLREHHLRRSSSIILKSAAIRSLHDIITVYGLGADAINPYLMFATVASDEDDPTFNLYNAINKGLEKVISTIGIHELRGYARLFSSIGLYEPFADILRIVNFLGAETVTYNWDALKEDAEKRRLDFHDEKAKPTRSFHVLPRIWKAIGDIARGGSYDPLEEKLTKIEEDNPISIRHLTSFKSSGKGKEASDVNITMGEHDLPFIISSMSFGSQNETAFRSYAEAADRLNMISINGEGGEIKDMLGKYPKTRGQQIASGRFGVNAELLNSSNLLEIKIGQGAKPGEGGHLPGSKVTEKIAEARNATVGSDLISPSNNHDIYSIEDLAQMISELKTANDEAKVAVKVPIVPNIGTIAVGIAKAGADYINLSGFDGGTGAARVHALQHVGLPAEIGVKAAHNALMEAGLRHKVEIWCDGGLRSVKDVLKVVLLGANRVGFGTLSMIAVGCTACRGCHLDTCHVGIATQIDSEAQAKDHGLRRFVPRQYEPSVSGLVNLFQAFGKELQQLIADLGYSSLQEVVGRSDLLEQSTGKECMDLTPLLTPLEVEEMDAYRVQEAQQERKLAVAVGAENYLDEDEQTLLHSRTFSAVTSSQRNLGSRVSCARVRGRLDGSYQTMEPTLLHYKQGSIVGNGFGAYITEGIQSTVNGGAQDGVGKTAYGGKLFITKSKGKNKTFINGSVGKGFGYGAQKGTLLVQGQADSRAGIRLSGADLIIGQQLKSPINAQHDGNIGCYASIKGFAFEYMTNGRGLVLGDPGPWICAGMTGGVVYLRHQPEMGLTEEALQKRIAKGAKVSIEPLNETGHKDVEELLSIYIEQLKESDQAEEAQELEALLQDLNKHFLQVVPEKIQADPSISTE; from the coding sequence ATGAATGAAAAATGGAAACCAAGTCTTTTTCGTGATTACCACAAGCATGAACATGATGCATGTGGAATCGTGTCTAGTATACAAAAAGAAAATAGGCCCACAAATGACAACATTCAACGAGTAATTGACGCACTAGTTACCATGAATCACCGGGCAGGTTTTGTGAACGAGGAAGGTGACGGGGTAGGGATACACATTGATATTCCTAGAAAACTATGGGAAATGAAATTAAACTTGGCTAATCAAAATCGAGCATTAGCGTATGATCCTCAATTCGCAGTAGGTCACATTATGATTAATCACACACACGATTCCGCAAACATCCAATCCACTATTCGAAATACTATACAAGACCAACAACTTTCAATTATTTATGAAACAAACGAAGTAACAAACAGTGAAGCATTAGGACCCATTGCCAAAAAAGAAGAACCGATATTTTGGCAATTTGCCTTATTACCAGAACAACCAATGGAAAATCTCGAACAAGTCTTATTTAACTTAACGATTGAAATTGAGAAAAACGAAAATGTACACGTCGCATCACTATCTTCCCATCACGTTGTTTATAAAATGATGGGTGCTGCAGACCAACTACAAGAGTACTATGTTGATTTAAAGAGTCCTAATATGGCATCAAGTATGACATTAGGACATAACCGTTATTCTACCAATACGAAAACAAACTTCTTCCGTGTGCAACCTTTCAGCGTTTTAGGACATAATGGAGAAATTAATACAATTGCGAAACTACGGGATGAAGCGGAAATGGTAGGCGTACCGTTGACGAATGGCGGGAGTGACTCACAGGATGTAAACCGTACATTAGATACATTCATTAACAAACATAATCTCAGCCTATTTGAAGCATTAGACATTATGTTCCCGCCAATTGTGAACGAAATTAATCGTTATCCAGAACATTTACAAGATATGTATACGTACATTCGGGAAGCATGGGGCCACTTCGCCCAAGGTCCTGCGGGAATTATCTCACGTTACCGTGACGAAGCTGCCTTCAGCTTAGATTCATTAGGACTCCGTCCATTATGGCAACTGGAAACAGAAGATGCTTACCTCTTCTCTAGTGAGCCTGGCATTATGCCAAACGAGCAATACGTAAATGAACCGAAGCCGCTATCCCCGGGGGAAAAAGTAGGGGTGAAATATGATGAAGACGGTTTGTTACAATTATTTGATCATTTTCAATATCAAGAAACAGTCTTTAACCGGTTGAAGAAACGTTTATCTTTTGAGGAGTTCAATACGAGATTACAGCCACAAAAGCTAGCGGAATCCAACCCTCACCCAACCATTCAAAATGTTCATAATGGCTGGTACTCTGCAAACGGGTGGGATCGTGAACAAGTACAGCTATTAGAACAAATGGCGGAAAAAGGCGCAGAACCGATTCGCTCTTTAGGTCATGACGTACCGTTAGCAGCGTTACAAAATGGGAGAAAAAACATTGCTGATTACTTAAAGGAAAGCGTAGCCGTTGTTACGAATCCTGCAATCGACCGTGACCGGGAAGCAGAACATTTTTCAACGAGAACAGTATTAGGAAAACGTCCTTCCCTGTTTGGCCATGATGAAGCTCCTCTAACATTGGAGTTATCATCGCCAATTTTAGTGGAAGGCATTCGAGCTCTTTCTGTTCGCAAAGCGGAACAACAACCTTCATATGAGCAAGTATTAGACTATTTCCGGAATGAGGATAAGTTAGTCGAGCTGTCGATGACTTGTAAGGATGATGAGTCGGTTGACCAAGCATTAAACCGCATCGCGATTAGCGCCGAAGAAGCAGTTGCGGAAGGGAAAGAGTTAGTCGTTTTAGATGACCGGTTAGCTCATCAAGAAGGACATTTATGGCTGGATCCCCATTTGGTCGTATCAAAACTTGATCAACATTTACGGGAGCATCACTTAAGAAGAAGCAGCTCCATCATCTTAAAATCAGCTGCTATCCGTTCATTACATGACATTATTACGGTTTACGGACTAGGTGCCGACGCAATTAATCCATATTTAATGTTTGCTACAGTAGCAAGTGACGAAGATGATCCAACATTTAATTTATATAATGCGATAAATAAAGGATTAGAGAAAGTCATTTCTACTATTGGAATTCATGAATTAAGAGGATATGCTCGTCTCTTCTCGTCTATCGGTTTATACGAGCCGTTTGCTGACATTTTACGTATTGTAAATTTCCTCGGCGCTGAAACGGTTACGTACAACTGGGATGCTTTAAAAGAAGATGCCGAGAAGCGTCGATTGGATTTCCATGATGAAAAAGCAAAACCGACCCGAAGCTTCCATGTGCTTCCGCGTATTTGGAAAGCGATTGGTGATATTGCTAGAGGAGGTTCTTACGATCCTTTAGAGGAGAAGCTTACGAAAATTGAAGAGGATAACCCGATTTCCATTCGTCATTTAACATCATTTAAATCGAGTGGGAAAGGGAAGGAAGCTAGTGACGTCAACATTACGATGGGTGAGCACGACCTGCCATTCATCATTTCATCGATGTCATTCGGTTCCCAAAACGAAACAGCATTCCGTTCGTATGCTGAAGCTGCTGATCGTTTGAACATGATTTCTATTAATGGTGAAGGTGGAGAAATTAAAGATATGCTCGGCAAATATCCGAAAACACGAGGCCAACAAATTGCCTCTGGACGCTTCGGAGTAAATGCTGAACTTCTCAATTCTTCTAATCTATTAGAAATTAAAATTGGTCAAGGGGCTAAGCCTGGTGAAGGTGGTCACTTACCTGGTTCCAAAGTAACCGAAAAAATCGCTGAAGCACGTAATGCGACAGTCGGCTCAGACTTAATTTCACCATCAAACAACCATGACATTTATTCAATCGAAGACCTTGCCCAAATGATATCTGAACTAAAAACTGCCAATGACGAAGCAAAAGTAGCAGTAAAAGTACCAATCGTACCGAATATTGGAACAATCGCTGTCGGTATTGCGAAGGCTGGTGCTGACTACATTAACTTAAGTGGATTTGATGGCGGTACTGGTGCAGCAAGAGTTCATGCGTTACAACACGTTGGTCTTCCAGCTGAAATTGGAGTAAAAGCCGCTCATAACGCATTAATGGAAGCAGGTCTACGTCATAAAGTTGAAATATGGTGTGATGGTGGTTTGCGTAGTGTAAAAGATGTGTTAAAAGTTGTTTTACTCGGAGCAAACCGAGTTGGTTTCGGTACGTTGTCAATGATTGCTGTAGGTTGTACAGCTTGCCGTGGCTGCCACTTAGATACATGTCACGTCGGCATTGCTACCCAAATTGACTCTGAAGCCCAAGCGAAAGATCATGGCCTTCGACGATTCGTACCAAGACAATACGAACCTTCCGTATCCGGTCTTGTGAACCTGTTCCAAGCATTCGGAAAAGAGCTGCAACAGCTTATTGCTGATCTCGGTTACTCAAGTTTACAAGAGGTTGTTGGACGTTCCGATCTTCTTGAGCAATCGACAGGTAAGGAGTGCATGGATTTAACACCATTATTAACGCCATTAGAAGTAGAAGAAATGGATGCTTATCGTGTCCAAGAAGCCCAGCAAGAACGCAAACTTGCTGTTGCAGTAGGAGCGGAAAATTATTTAGACGAAGACGAGCAAACACTGCTTCATTCGCGTACATTCTCTGCCGTTACGAGCAGCCAACGAAACCTCGGAAGCCGCGTGTCTTGTGCTCGCGTACGGGGACGACTAGATGGTTCTTATCAAACAATGGAACCAACCCTGTTACATTACAAACAAGGTTCAATTGTAGGGAACGGTTTCGGTGCGTACATTACAGAAGGCATTCAATCTACTGTTAACGGTGGTGCCCAAGATGGTGTCGGAAAAACTGCATACGGCGGGAAGCTGTTCATTACGAAATCTAAAGGGAAAAACAAGACCTTTATTAACGGATCTGTCGGTAAAGGGTTCGGTTACGGCGCCCAAAAAGGTACCCTTCTCGTTCAAGGGCAAGCTGATTCCCGAGCTGGAATTCGTTTATCTGGTGCAGATTTAATTATCGGCCAACAGCTTAAGTCACCTATCAATGCTCAACACGATGGTAATATCGGTTGCTATGCGAGCATTAAAGGATTCGCGTTCGAATATATGACGAATGGTCGCGGATTAGTTCTAGGTGACCCAGGTCCTTGGATTTGCGCAGGGATGACTGGTGGGGTTGTCTATTTACGTCATCAGCCGGAAATGGGCTTAACTGAGGAAGCGTTACAGAAGCGTATCGCAAAAGGTGCCAAAGTTTCCATTGAGCCACTAAATGAAACTGGACATAAAGATGTCGAAGAATTACTATCTATCTATATTGAACAGTTAAAAGAATCAGATCAAGCAGAAGAAGCACAAGAATTAGAAGCTTTACTACAGGATTTAAATAAACATTTCCTACAAGTCGTACCAGAAAAAATCCAAGCAGATCCTTCTATTTCTACTGAATAA